From a single Labrenzia sp. PHM005 genomic region:
- a CDS encoding ABC transporter permease — translation MKNLADKALQVFGRGTTAAILLMVAYGIYTALHPSGFATSTITTNANQGGALALTAIGQSIVLLSGGIDLSAGAILVLVRAVASHVMDGSPFGIFLGLVLCLATGFFAGLLNGWIVVYGRIQPVIGTLATGAAFSGAALAIRPRPGGDVNEAFADYLTYEADVWLPEPLASTFLGNIPSALIAIAAVIFFVWAPIRYGMLGRTIIAVGSNKNSAQISGLPVQQASVLAYAIGGLFAAFGGIFLAALTLTGDANAIQSGYYTLNSLAASVIGGTSLAGGVGSIIGAVFGSYLLSMMGSIIRVTDHILWIIEASPLIQPLFEGVVLLAAISIGAAQALRTKNRLNVLGQATRSRETHDIWRSVWLSCGVVSVLLIVASGILLSRGETPPFLSPDFLLLQLQSASFLAMFAVGAFLVIKIGQIDLSLPWAITTCAMLATTIGGPMAIPIAIAVGALIGLFNGIGVALMRIPSIIFTLGVNSILMGLMVLLTGGFAPQSQATGAMTFLGAQSALPFIPNSVLAALAAILLLALLLKRSRLGREIEAIGFSEGAAYLSGVRTPFVIIGVFMAAGMCYGFGASMLTGFSGKAFQDMGSVYLMPAIAAVVLGGTRITGGSGQILAVLIGVLIVTLLQSTLAVIQIPSSWRQILYGGILLTILLAQSSDLISFWLSRKKELASS, via the coding sequence ATGAAAAACCTTGCTGACAAAGCGCTCCAGGTTTTTGGGCGCGGAACTACGGCAGCCATCCTTCTGATGGTGGCCTATGGGATTTATACCGCGCTCCATCCAAGCGGCTTTGCCACATCGACAATTACGACGAACGCCAACCAGGGCGGCGCCCTGGCGTTAACAGCGATCGGCCAGTCCATTGTGTTGTTGTCCGGCGGCATTGATTTATCAGCCGGCGCCATTCTGGTTCTGGTCCGCGCGGTTGCCTCCCACGTCATGGACGGTTCGCCGTTCGGGATTTTTCTTGGTTTGGTCTTGTGCCTGGCGACAGGCTTTTTTGCGGGTTTGTTGAATGGCTGGATCGTTGTCTACGGCCGGATTCAGCCGGTGATTGGTACATTGGCAACGGGCGCGGCCTTTTCCGGCGCAGCTCTTGCGATCCGCCCCCGCCCGGGCGGCGACGTCAATGAAGCCTTTGCAGATTATCTGACCTATGAAGCCGATGTCTGGCTGCCCGAACCGCTGGCCAGTACCTTTCTCGGCAATATTCCAAGCGCATTGATTGCAATTGCCGCCGTTATTTTCTTTGTCTGGGCGCCAATCCGATACGGCATGCTCGGCCGGACGATCATAGCCGTCGGATCCAACAAGAATTCCGCCCAGATATCCGGTCTCCCGGTTCAGCAGGCAAGTGTCCTTGCCTATGCGATTGGCGGATTGTTTGCGGCCTTTGGCGGGATCTTCCTCGCCGCTCTGACGCTGACTGGCGATGCTAATGCCATTCAGTCCGGTTATTACACGCTAAACTCGCTGGCCGCCTCGGTCATTGGCGGAACATCGCTTGCTGGCGGGGTCGGCAGCATCATCGGGGCCGTCTTCGGCTCCTATCTTCTATCCATGATGGGCAGCATCATCCGGGTGACCGATCATATTCTCTGGATCATTGAAGCAAGCCCGTTGATCCAGCCTTTGTTTGAGGGTGTCGTACTTCTGGCCGCAATCTCGATCGGAGCAGCCCAGGCGCTTCGGACCAAGAACCGGCTAAATGTCCTCGGCCAAGCCACCCGGTCGCGGGAAACCCATGACATCTGGCGTTCAGTCTGGCTGAGTTGCGGGGTTGTCTCCGTTCTTCTGATCGTTGCCAGCGGCATTCTGCTTTCGAGGGGCGAAACACCGCCATTCCTGTCACCTGACTTCCTGCTTCTTCAGCTTCAGTCCGCCTCTTTCCTGGCAATGTTTGCGGTCGGAGCGTTTCTGGTGATTAAGATCGGTCAGATCGATCTCTCTCTGCCCTGGGCGATCACAACCTGCGCCATGCTGGCAACCACAATCGGCGGCCCGATGGCAATCCCGATTGCAATTGCGGTCGGTGCCTTGATTGGCCTCTTCAACGGCATTGGAGTCGCGCTGATGCGCATCCCCTCAATCATTTTCACTCTTGGTGTTAACTCGATCCTGATGGGCCTGATGGTGTTGCTTACGGGCGGATTTGCTCCGCAGTCCCAAGCAACCGGTGCAATGACATTTCTAGGGGCACAAAGCGCGCTGCCCTTTATTCCCAACTCCGTGCTTGCAGCCCTTGCCGCGATTTTGCTGCTGGCGCTTCTGCTCAAGCGGTCTCGTCTTGGCCGGGAAATTGAGGCCATCGGCTTTTCAGAAGGGGCAGCCTATCTCTCCGGCGTCCGCACGCCGTTCGTGATCATCGGCGTCTTTATGGCCGCAGGCATGTGTTATGGCTTCGGAGCATCGATGCTGACAGGCTTTTCCGGCAAGGCGTTTCAGGACATGGGCAGCGTCTATCTGATGCCGGCAATTGCAGCTGTCGTTCTTGGCGGCACACGGATCACAGGCGGCAGTGGACAGATTCTGGCCGTTCTGATCGGAGTGCTGATTGTAACGCTCTTGCAAAGCACACTGGCGGTCATCCAGATCCCGTCATCCTGGCGGCAGATCCTCTATGGCGGCATCTTGCTCACTATTCTTCTGGCGCAATCTTCTGACTTGATCAGTTTTTGGTTGAGCCGCAAGAAGGAATTGGCATCCAGCTAG
- a CDS encoding sugar ABC transporter ATP-binding protein: MNVQSAVGAAVKAAPRTSSEFAAEPILRMCNLSVNYGPVRALSGVDLSVRAGSIHAIIGENGAGKSTLLKTMAGIRKPSQGHIEVDGRKLEFSNAHQAMIAGISCVFQEMSLIPDLSVADNILLVNPPRRFGLVNRSAQRSRVLELLQRVGAADMDPDTMVRDLALSKRQLVEIAKGLASDPKLLILDESTSALTNSDTEHVLQMVKTLRDEGLAILYVSHRMGEIRELADECSVFRDGQKIESFAANDHTDNEIVEMMLGRSIEASFPPLATVAVDTKPVIEIENLAWDGVLTNITASIKKGEVVGIGGLDGQGQHEFLMALFGALKGLEGIVRLNGQEVQPQSPSARIRKKPNMAYVPEDRGTHGLVQQMSVGDNILLVDKETYHDDFWRHPTQEKDRLNAAIKKLKIKVSSPKQPAFALSGGNQQKVVLAKWLADVPDVLLLDDPTRGIDVGTKQEIFELLQELVAQGCAILLYSSDYQELCNCCHRVLVFYEGKISHELQGAMLSENNLINAAFNLELQAP, from the coding sequence ATGAACGTCCAAAGTGCAGTGGGTGCGGCCGTAAAGGCTGCGCCCCGCACGTCCTCCGAGTTCGCGGCTGAGCCAATTCTGCGGATGTGCAACCTGTCCGTAAACTACGGGCCGGTCAGAGCGTTGTCGGGTGTCGACCTCAGTGTTCGCGCTGGCAGCATCCATGCCATCATCGGTGAAAATGGCGCTGGAAAATCCACGCTGTTAAAAACCATGGCGGGGATTCGAAAGCCATCACAGGGCCACATTGAAGTGGACGGCAGGAAACTAGAGTTTTCCAACGCCCATCAGGCAATGATAGCTGGGATTTCCTGCGTTTTTCAGGAAATGTCTCTCATTCCCGACCTGAGTGTTGCCGATAATATTTTGCTGGTGAATCCGCCGCGGCGTTTTGGTCTGGTAAACCGGTCAGCGCAGCGCAGCCGGGTTTTGGAACTGCTGCAGCGGGTTGGCGCAGCGGATATGGACCCGGACACCATGGTTCGGGATCTGGCCTTGTCAAAACGCCAGCTGGTTGAGATCGCAAAGGGTCTTGCGTCCGACCCCAAGCTGCTGATCCTGGACGAATCCACGTCCGCCCTGACCAACAGCGACACCGAACATGTGTTGCAGATGGTCAAGACGTTGCGCGATGAAGGTCTGGCGATCCTTTATGTTTCTCACCGTATGGGCGAAATCCGGGAACTTGCGGACGAATGTTCTGTCTTTCGCGACGGGCAAAAAATCGAATCCTTTGCAGCCAATGATCATACAGACAACGAGATTGTCGAGATGATGCTGGGCCGGAGCATTGAAGCCTCCTTTCCACCGCTGGCCACAGTTGCAGTTGATACCAAGCCGGTCATCGAAATTGAGAACCTGGCCTGGGACGGTGTTCTGACCAATATCACCGCCTCGATCAAAAAAGGCGAAGTTGTTGGGATCGGCGGTCTTGATGGGCAGGGACAGCACGAGTTCCTGATGGCGTTGTTCGGCGCTTTGAAGGGACTGGAAGGAATAGTCCGGTTGAACGGCCAGGAAGTCCAGCCGCAATCGCCGTCTGCGCGCATCCGCAAAAAACCGAACATGGCCTATGTCCCCGAAGACCGGGGAACCCACGGCCTCGTTCAGCAGATGTCGGTCGGCGATAACATCTTGCTTGTCGACAAGGAAACGTATCACGACGATTTCTGGCGCCATCCTACGCAGGAAAAAGATCGGCTTAATGCGGCAATCAAGAAGCTGAAAATCAAGGTGTCCTCGCCCAAACAGCCGGCTTTCGCGCTGTCTGGAGGCAACCAGCAGAAGGTCGTATTGGCCAAGTGGCTTGCTGATGTTCCAGATGTGCTTTTGCTCGATGATCCGACCCGCGGCATTGATGTTGGCACCAAGCAGGAGATCTTTGAACTTCTGCAGGAACTCGTCGCACAAGGCTGCGCCATCCTGCTCTACAGCTCCGATTATCAGGAGCTTTGCAATTGCTGCCACCGGGTTCTTGTCTTTTACGAAGGCAAGATCAGCCACGAGCTGCAAGGCGCGATGCTGAGCGAAAACAATTTGATCAACGCGGCATTCAATCTGGAGCTACAGGCACCTTAA
- a CDS encoding sugar ABC transporter substrate-binding protein: MLSFKNTLRASAALALLAAVTGTAQADWRTTVSGASAEPECFRSWNEETALWQHEAKDGPYRIAVVNSFTGNTWRIQMLKTLQAFAETPEMAGNISELKVISTGTDVSAQIAAMEDFINQGYDAVLANAMSTDGFNRVIRAGKKNETLVMTFDNVLDTDKVMQLSSDNIEFGRLQAEFLIEKMGTKGKVLEVRGLPGISVDLDRHNGLRAILDKHSDIEVIEVVGNWDDGTAQKVVADAIATHGQFDGFAVQAGSTGALRAIMDAKHPLVPIAAEAENGFRRMAAELKSEGLDVISVGYSPALGAIAVKAAVSALQGNALPQLMSIPLPVADSGSLKDGQNFWSNLDDNFFTPNEFPPCNVNFTAEEIMSQDVK, translated from the coding sequence ATGCTATCTTTTAAGAACACCCTTCGTGCGTCTGCGGCACTTGCCCTCTTGGCTGCTGTCACTGGAACGGCGCAGGCCGACTGGCGTACGACCGTTTCCGGCGCCAGTGCTGAGCCGGAGTGCTTCCGGTCTTGGAACGAAGAGACCGCGCTGTGGCAGCATGAAGCCAAGGACGGCCCATACCGGATCGCGGTCGTCAACAGTTTCACCGGCAATACCTGGCGCATTCAAATGTTGAAGACGCTTCAGGCCTTTGCTGAAACGCCTGAGATGGCGGGCAACATTTCCGAATTGAAAGTGATCTCCACCGGCACAGACGTTTCCGCGCAGATCGCGGCCATGGAAGACTTCATCAACCAGGGTTATGACGCGGTTCTGGCAAACGCCATGAGCACAGACGGCTTCAACCGTGTGATCCGCGCCGGCAAGAAAAACGAAACGCTGGTCATGACCTTCGACAACGTTCTCGACACGGACAAGGTCATGCAGCTCAGCTCCGACAACATCGAGTTCGGTCGCCTTCAGGCAGAGTTCTTGATCGAGAAGATGGGCACGAAGGGCAAAGTTCTGGAAGTCCGCGGCCTGCCGGGCATCTCTGTTGACCTTGACCGGCATAACGGCCTGCGGGCAATCCTCGACAAACATAGCGATATCGAGGTCATCGAAGTTGTCGGTAATTGGGATGATGGCACGGCGCAAAAAGTCGTTGCAGATGCCATAGCGACTCATGGCCAGTTTGATGGCTTTGCGGTTCAGGCTGGCTCCACCGGCGCCTTGCGCGCGATCATGGACGCCAAACATCCGCTGGTGCCGATCGCCGCTGAGGCGGAAAACGGCTTCCGCCGAATGGCAGCAGAACTCAAGAGTGAAGGCCTGGACGTTATTTCTGTCGGCTATTCCCCGGCACTTGGCGCAATCGCGGTGAAAGCCGCCGTTTCCGCGCTCCAGGGCAATGCTCTGCCGCAGCTGATGTCGATCCCGCTGCCCGTTGCAGACAGCGGCAGCCTGAAAGACGGTCAGAACTTCTGGTCCAACCTTGACGACAATTTCTTCACCCCGAATGAATTCCCGCCGTGCAACGTGAACTTCACGGCCGAAGAAATCATGTCTCAAGACGTAAAATGA
- a CDS encoding MerR family transcriptional regulator, producing the protein MSNRVDIEVPEYTQADVIRITSVSAKTLQNWTDPARGILRLSQESVGKGRRRLYSALDIMAVTMIAHLSALGVSPNLVSQLFYERDTKVGDWLTAAAENLDKEYICRIFFDADGLFARLIASPKDNDRFVYDDDWADQRFAFIQVSLTRIASFVAHGINDIRFDETPDDQKSETDKAIRAARDDLFKDRKKAKLP; encoded by the coding sequence GTGAGTAATCGAGTCGACATTGAAGTTCCTGAGTACACCCAGGCGGACGTCATTCGCATCACTTCGGTGAGTGCGAAAACGCTCCAGAATTGGACAGACCCCGCTCGTGGGATCCTGCGTCTCAGTCAGGAAAGTGTCGGCAAGGGGCGCCGGCGTTTGTATTCGGCGCTCGATATCATGGCGGTGACAATGATCGCGCACCTGAGTGCGCTCGGGGTCTCGCCAAACCTCGTTTCGCAGTTGTTTTACGAACGGGATACAAAGGTTGGCGATTGGCTAACAGCGGCGGCTGAAAACCTGGACAAGGAATACATCTGCAGAATCTTTTTTGACGCAGATGGGCTGTTTGCAAGATTGATTGCTAGCCCCAAAGACAATGACAGGTTTGTTTATGACGATGATTGGGCCGACCAGCGGTTTGCCTTCATTCAGGTGTCTCTGACCCGCATCGCGTCCTTTGTAGCGCACGGAATAAATGACATCCGGTTTGACGAAACTCCGGACGATCAGAAGTCCGAAACGGACAAGGCAATTCGGGCAGCCAGAGACGACTTATTCAAAGACAGAAAGAAGGCAAAGCTTCCTTAG
- a CDS encoding site-specific integrase: MRTHLKGINTITRKLATGEVRTYYYHRATGKRLQGAPGSSKFLASIAVAEQATRQRDKGTLAGLIREFQQTAKWRRLADSTKAEYRRIFTFWENQYGTCPYAALEDKAFRRAVIKWHDAFSEVKPREADNRVTVLARVLSWATRDGPLKRNVMDGFERAYQSDRSDKIWLPVHVEAFMAVATPEMKLAMVLALHTGQRRGDLLQLNWNNYDGERISLHQGKSRRGKLKGRLVTIKCTKALKETLDGLKRQSTLILTTKTGRAFQKRYFANQWEKTFKEAGIEGLHFHDIRGTTVTMLFQAGCNLGEIVSVTGHSLRRAQDILDKYLARTSQMADNAIAKFENVLETDSAKHTAKQDRQNHAK; the protein is encoded by the coding sequence GTGCGAACACATCTTAAGGGCATCAATACTATCACGCGCAAACTCGCCACCGGCGAAGTGCGAACCTACTATTACCACAGGGCAACGGGTAAGCGCCTGCAGGGTGCGCCAGGGTCTTCCAAATTCTTGGCTTCAATTGCGGTTGCCGAACAGGCGACGCGACAACGGGACAAGGGAACACTCGCAGGTTTGATTCGGGAGTTTCAACAAACCGCCAAGTGGCGACGATTGGCAGATTCCACCAAGGCTGAGTACCGGCGCATCTTTACGTTCTGGGAAAATCAGTATGGCACATGCCCTTATGCAGCCTTGGAGGATAAGGCTTTTCGCAGAGCGGTCATCAAATGGCATGATGCTTTTTCTGAAGTTAAGCCGCGGGAGGCGGACAACCGGGTAACCGTCCTTGCTCGTGTTCTTTCCTGGGCAACAAGGGATGGTCCTCTAAAACGCAATGTCATGGACGGATTCGAGCGAGCCTATCAGAGTGATCGTTCCGACAAGATTTGGCTGCCGGTACATGTCGAAGCTTTTATGGCGGTGGCGACACCCGAAATGAAGCTGGCTATGGTGCTCGCGCTGCATACCGGACAACGGCGCGGAGACCTGCTTCAGCTGAACTGGAACAACTATGACGGGGAGCGGATATCGCTTCATCAGGGCAAATCGCGACGCGGGAAACTCAAAGGCCGTCTGGTGACAATCAAATGCACCAAGGCGTTGAAGGAAACCCTGGACGGTCTCAAACGGCAATCGACATTGATCCTAACGACCAAAACAGGGCGTGCTTTTCAAAAACGCTACTTTGCCAATCAATGGGAAAAGACCTTTAAAGAGGCTGGGATTGAAGGCCTCCACTTTCACGATATCCGAGGAACGACTGTGACGATGTTGTTTCAGGCAGGCTGCAACCTCGGTGAAATCGTATCCGTGACTGGCCATTCGCTGCGACGTGCGCAGGACATTCTCGACAAATATCTCGCCAGAACCTCTCAGATGGCTGACAACGCAATCGCCAAGTTTGAGAACGTTTTGGAAACAGATTCTGCAAAACACACTGCAAAACAGGATAGGCAAAACCATGCTAAGTAG
- a CDS encoding M48 family metalloprotease has translation MPSLVRMTGRIWRKLVRSGVLAGAALVLAACQLLGDGTSVGTVAPGTLRPSLAADIGAREHPRVVATYGGVYNDPGAERAVASVVGRLVAASQDPSQSYKITILNSPAINAFALPGGYLYVTRGLLALANDTSEVAAVLAHEMAHVTANHAIKRQQRAEARELADQILNDVVQDTEAARKAIVSSQLSFARFSQVQELEADAIGVKTLAKAGFDPYAAARFLKSMAKFAKYQSAGKGGSSAPDFLSSHPSTPERLQIAVRSARQIGAPGIGERDRDRFLSQIDGMLFGDDPLEGFVRGRSFLHKALGIGFTVPSGYILENSPEAVLASNGGGTAIRFDGADVSSYTNLADYMTSGWINGLLPQSVRETTISGLPAVTGAAITQGWSFRIAVVRIGKTGYRFIFASRSPNDGFDQDFRKTIDSFRQLTPTERARLRSLRLKVVKTKAGDTPRKLAIGMSGVEPSRRLEFFSILNDFSPNKPIPAGTSIKLVVD, from the coding sequence ATGCCTTCCCTTGTTCGGATGACTGGCCGGATCTGGCGGAAACTGGTGCGGTCCGGTGTGTTGGCTGGGGCGGCACTTGTTCTTGCGGCCTGCCAGCTGCTCGGTGATGGCACGTCTGTCGGCACCGTCGCGCCGGGAACCTTGCGACCCAGTCTCGCGGCCGACATTGGTGCCCGTGAACATCCGCGTGTGGTGGCGACTTATGGTGGGGTTTATAATGACCCCGGTGCGGAGCGGGCAGTTGCCAGCGTTGTGGGCCGGTTGGTGGCCGCGTCCCAAGATCCTTCCCAAAGTTACAAGATCACCATTTTAAACTCGCCGGCGATCAATGCTTTCGCGCTGCCAGGCGGCTATCTTTATGTCACCCGCGGATTGTTGGCGCTTGCCAACGACACATCCGAAGTCGCTGCGGTTTTGGCTCATGAGATGGCCCATGTGACCGCAAACCACGCGATTAAACGCCAGCAACGGGCAGAGGCTCGTGAGCTCGCTGACCAAATTCTGAACGATGTGGTTCAAGATACGGAAGCTGCGCGCAAGGCAATTGTATCGTCTCAATTGTCCTTTGCCCGTTTCAGCCAGGTGCAGGAGCTGGAGGCGGATGCGATTGGCGTGAAAACCCTGGCGAAAGCGGGATTTGATCCATACGCCGCCGCGCGGTTCTTAAAGTCTATGGCGAAATTCGCGAAATACCAGTCAGCAGGCAAAGGCGGCAGTTCTGCGCCCGACTTCCTGTCGTCCCATCCCTCGACCCCTGAGCGATTGCAAATTGCAGTGCGCTCCGCGCGGCAGATCGGCGCTCCTGGGATTGGCGAACGCGACCGGGACCGTTTCTTGAGCCAAATCGACGGAATGCTGTTTGGGGACGATCCGCTGGAAGGGTTCGTGCGCGGCCGCTCGTTTCTGCATAAGGCGCTCGGAATCGGGTTCACAGTTCCCTCCGGCTATATCTTAGAAAACTCACCGGAGGCGGTCTTGGCCAGCAATGGCGGGGGAACGGCAATCAGGTTCGATGGCGCCGATGTCAGCAGCTATACCAATTTGGCGGATTACATGACCTCGGGTTGGATCAATGGCCTCCTGCCGCAGAGTGTACGTGAGACCACGATTAGCGGTTTGCCGGCAGTCACCGGGGCCGCCATCACACAGGGCTGGTCTTTCCGCATAGCCGTTGTGCGGATCGGTAAGACCGGATACCGATTTATTTTTGCAAGCCGGTCGCCAAATGACGGGTTTGATCAGGACTTCCGTAAAACCATCGACAGTTTCCGCCAGCTGACCCCAACGGAACGGGCGCGGTTGCGCTCCCTCCGGCTCAAGGTCGTTAAGACAAAGGCTGGCGACACACCTCGGAAACTGGCGATTGGCATGAGCGGGGTTGAGCCGTCCCGGCGGCTGGAGTTCTTTTCTATCCTGAATGATTTCAGCCCGAACAAACCGATCCCGGCCGGAACCTCGATCAAGCTTGTCGTGGATTGA
- a CDS encoding RNA polymerase factor sigma-32, translating into MSTSMSEKRHLVKAAMKAPYLTREEEYELALRWRDHRDEKALEKLSLSHMRLVIAVASRFKNFGLNLGDLIQEGHVGLLEAAARFEPEREVRFSTYATWWIRASIQDYILRNWSIVRGGTSSSQKALFFNLRRLRAKLSNNQTPLTDSELHQKIADAIGVKQSDVAVMNARLSGPDTSLNAPITDSEGSSADRQDFLVSEAPQPDEIVTVNIDSERRNRWLSSALTVLSERELKIVRERRLSEDGATLESLGQKLGISKERVRQIESRALQKLKTALLNTQPDQSVYAVSM; encoded by the coding sequence ATGTCCACATCGATGAGTGAAAAACGGCATTTGGTCAAAGCGGCGATGAAAGCGCCATACCTCACACGCGAAGAGGAGTATGAGCTTGCTTTGCGATGGCGGGACCACAGAGACGAGAAAGCGCTTGAAAAGCTATCCCTCTCCCATATGCGCCTGGTCATTGCGGTTGCCTCCCGGTTCAAGAATTTTGGACTGAACCTGGGCGACTTGATTCAGGAAGGCCATGTGGGGCTTCTGGAAGCGGCCGCTCGCTTTGAACCGGAACGAGAAGTCCGTTTCTCCACATATGCCACTTGGTGGATCCGAGCCTCCATCCAAGACTATATCTTGCGCAACTGGTCGATTGTTCGCGGCGGCACATCCTCCTCTCAAAAAGCTTTGTTTTTTAACCTGCGCCGCCTGCGGGCAAAACTGTCAAACAATCAAACACCGCTTACCGACAGCGAGTTGCACCAGAAAATCGCCGATGCGATTGGGGTCAAGCAATCAGATGTTGCGGTGATGAATGCGCGCCTGTCCGGGCCCGACACATCCTTGAATGCTCCAATTACCGACAGTGAAGGCTCCAGTGCCGACCGGCAAGATTTCTTGGTGTCTGAAGCACCACAGCCGGACGAGATTGTCACCGTCAACATCGATTCAGAGCGCCGCAACCGCTGGCTCTCATCGGCGCTGACTGTTTTGAGTGAGCGCGAACTCAAGATTGTCCGCGAGCGGCGCTTGTCAGAGGACGGTGCAACGCTGGAATCGCTTGGCCAAAAGCTTGGAATTTCTAAAGAACGGGTACGCCAGATCGAAAGCCGTGCCCTGCAAAAGCTGAAAACGGCCCTTTTGAACACCCAACCGGATCAATCGGTTTACGCCGTCTCCATGTAA
- a CDS encoding CarD family transcriptional regulator has translation MATSTKKTAQRQGFKTGEYIVYPAHGVGQITAIEEQNVAGHSLELLVIVFEQDKMTLRVPVAKIASVGMRKLGDPAAVKKALETVRGRPRIKRTMWSRRAQEYEAKINSGDLIAISEVVRDLYRSETQPEQSYSERQLYEAALDRMAREIAAVNKCSETEAIKEIEQNLAKSPSRIKAAAAAAAAAEEDGDDDAEEAA, from the coding sequence ATGGCAACAAGCACCAAAAAGACCGCGCAGCGTCAAGGTTTCAAAACAGGCGAATACATCGTTTATCCGGCACATGGTGTCGGCCAGATTACCGCCATTGAAGAACAAAACGTAGCCGGTCACTCTTTGGAGTTGCTCGTTATTGTTTTTGAACAGGACAAGATGACCCTTCGTGTGCCAGTTGCAAAAATTGCATCTGTTGGCATGCGTAAGCTGGGCGACCCGGCTGCAGTTAAAAAAGCACTGGAAACCGTCCGGGGCCGTCCGCGGATCAAACGCACTATGTGGAGCCGCCGCGCCCAGGAATATGAAGCGAAAATCAATTCCGGCGATCTGATTGCAATCTCCGAAGTCGTCCGTGACCTGTACCGCTCTGAAACACAACCGGAGCAGTCCTATTCCGAACGCCAGCTTTATGAAGCAGCGCTTGACCGCATGGCACGCGAAATTGCCGCTGTAAACAAATGCTCGGAAACCGAAGCCATCAAGGAAATTGAGCAGAACTTGGCCAAATCGCCGAGCCGCATCAAAGCCGCAGCAGCAGCTGCTGCTGCCGCAGAAGAAGACGGTGACGACGACGCGGAAGAAGCTGCATAA
- the fdxA gene encoding ferredoxin FdxA, whose product MTYVVTDNCIKCKYTDCVEVCPVDCFYEGENFLVINPDECIDCGVCEPECPAEAILPDTEPGLEKWIELNAEYSEKWPNITEKKDPMPDAEKHDGEENKLDKYFSPNPPA is encoded by the coding sequence ATGACCTACGTCGTCACGGACAACTGTATTAAATGCAAATACACAGACTGTGTTGAGGTCTGCCCGGTAGACTGTTTCTACGAAGGCGAAAATTTCCTCGTGATCAATCCGGACGAATGCATCGACTGCGGCGTATGTGAACCGGAATGTCCTGCCGAGGCCATCCTGCCGGATACCGAACCAGGCCTGGAAAAATGGATTGAATTGAACGCCGAGTATTCGGAAAAATGGCCGAATATTACCGAGAAAAAAGATCCAATGCCCGATGCTGAAAAACATGACGGCGAAGAAAACAAGCTGGATAAGTATTTTTCACCTAATCCACCTGCGTGA
- a CDS encoding RNA-binding S4 domain-containing protein, with the protein MRVDKWLWYARVTKSRSLAQKLAAGGHVRVNKDKISSASKTVKADDVLTIVLDRRVLVLKVVALGTRRGPYEEAKLLYEDLSPPPPPKPEAPPPPPGQREPGSGRPTKRDRRKMDAFRQED; encoded by the coding sequence CTGCGCGTCGACAAGTGGCTCTGGTACGCCAGGGTCACGAAATCCCGGTCTTTGGCGCAAAAACTGGCAGCCGGTGGACATGTCCGGGTCAACAAGGACAAGATTTCTTCGGCAAGCAAGACCGTCAAGGCGGACGATGTCCTAACCATTGTCCTTGATCGGCGGGTGCTTGTTTTGAAAGTCGTTGCCCTTGGCACCCGGCGTGGCCCATACGAGGAAGCGAAACTTCTTTACGAAGACTTGTCTCCGCCGCCGCCACCAAAACCAGAAGCCCCACCACCCCCTCCTGGACAACGTGAGCCAGGCTCCGGCCGGCCGACCAAACGTGACCGGCGCAAGATGGACGCCTTTCGCCAAGAAGATTAG